A genomic segment from Cryptosporangium phraense encodes:
- a CDS encoding RidA family protein — translation MNTAISTNQAPTPAHTYSQGVRQGNVLQVSGQGPVDPATNEYLHPGDVAKQTERTLLNVEAILQAGGATFDDVVMLRVYLTDRAHFATMNEAYGAFVSSRVTSGVLPARTTVMVGLPREEMLVEIDALAVLG, via the coding sequence ATGAACACCGCGATCAGCACCAACCAGGCCCCGACGCCCGCGCACACGTACTCCCAGGGCGTCCGCCAGGGCAACGTGCTGCAGGTGTCCGGCCAGGGGCCGGTGGACCCGGCGACGAACGAGTACCTGCACCCCGGCGACGTCGCCAAGCAGACCGAGCGGACGCTGCTGAACGTCGAGGCGATCCTCCAGGCCGGCGGCGCGACCTTCGACGACGTGGTCATGCTGCGCGTCTACCTGACCGATCGGGCGCACTTCGCGACGATGAACGAGGCCTATGGCGCGTTCGTGTCGTCGCGGGTCACGTCGGGCGTGCTCCCGGCCCGCACGACCGTGATGGTCGGCCTCCCCCGCGAAGAGATGCTGGTCGAGATCGACGCCCTGGCGGTCCTCGGCTAG